The following are from one region of the Littorina saxatilis isolate snail1 linkage group LG2, US_GU_Lsax_2.0, whole genome shotgun sequence genome:
- the LOC138959353 gene encoding E3 ubiquitin-protein ligase RING2-like, whose product MRNGKKETSKMANEVAHAPNKTWELSLYELHRTPQEAITDNTEIAVSPRSLHSELMCPICLDMLKNTMTTKECLHRFCQDCIITALRSGNKECPTCRKKLVSKRSLRPDPNFDALISKIYPSREEYEEHQERVLAKLSQHHNTAALRQSIEEGLRLQSLNRAQRVRKHMDGTRTPGEGDEDGGADGDPDAEAEGDRDLRDDQHDGENHHDDHHRNNRHHLDGDNDMHDESASNDVDSIPRKRFRPYSDDSSTENSMGEGSMTENIPDPPVRVGEIELVFRPHPQEAEANAGNTLRFIKTTSNATVEHLSKYLAIRLNLDEHEPSPEDSPSPAGSSQDKYTIFVCSQPGILTPLGPNMTLEQVNEKYWKINKPMEMFYLNSSKVPESALKKPLVPPPNPTTEK is encoded by the exons ATGCGcaatggaaagaaagaaacgtccAAAATGGCGAACGAAGTAGCGCACGCTCCAAACAAAACATGGGAATTAAGCTTATACGAGCTTCACAGGACTCCGCAAGAAGCTATTACAGACAATACAGAGATTGCTGTGTCTCCTCGAAGTCTACACAGCGAGCTAATGTGCCCAATATGTCTGGATATGCTAAAAAACACAATGACCACAAAGGAGTGTTTACATCGATTCTGCCAGGATTGCATTATTACCGCGCTCCGTAGCGGTAATAAAGAGTGCCCCACATGCAGAAAGAAACTGGTTTCCAAGCGGTCACTGAGACCCGATCCAAATTTTGACGCTCTCATCTCTAAAATCTACCCAAGTCGTGAGGAATACGAGGAACATCAAGAAAGAGTGTTAGCCAAACTCAGCCAGCATCACAACACGGCTGCTTTGCGCCAGAGCATTGAAGAAG GCTTGCGGCTCCAGTCATTGAACAGAGCGCAGAGAGTGCGGAAGCATATGGATGGCACCAGAACACCAGGTGAGGGGGATGAAGATGGGGGAGCAGATGGTGATCCAGACGCTGAAGCAGAAGGGGACAGAGATCTCCGGGATGATCAACACGATGGAGAGAATCACCATGACGATCATCATCGTAACAATCGTCATCACCTTGATGGCGATAATGACATGCATGATGAGTCTGCCTCCAATGACGTTGACTCAATTCCCAGGAAGAGATTCCGTCCATACTCTGATGATTCCAGCACGGAGAACTCCATGGGTGAAGGCAGCATGACAGAGAACATTCCAGATCCTCCGGTGCGAGTGGGTGAGATTGAGCTAGTGTTCAGGCCACATCCACAAGAGGCAGAAGCCAACGCTGGAAACACCCTGAGATTCATCAAAACAACATCAAATGCAACAG tTGAACATCTATCAAAGTACCTGGCAATCCGCCTCAACCTTGATGAGCATGAACCCAGCCCTGAAGACAGTCCATCAC CCGCGGGGAGTTCACAAGACAAGTACACCATCTTCGTATGCAGTCAGCCTGGCATCCTCACGCCCTTGGGCCCAAACATGACATTGGAGCAGGTCAACGAAAAATACTGGAAGATCAATAAGCCCATGGAAATGTTCTACCTCAATTCCAGCAAGGTTCCAGAATCTGCATTGAAGAAACCACTGGTCCCACCCCCCAATCCCACGACAGAAAAATGA